The Tistrella mobilis genome window below encodes:
- a CDS encoding DUF4864 domain-containing protein codes for MSRQQGLPAMGRGWIKIAASLMIGAALVVVAADHPRADHPARTAAPEAVVADATERAAVIAAIDRQLAALARDDAAGAFAMAAPAIQARFGTPDRFLRMVRHAYPAVIRPVQVDYGPAWRLADGRFVQRAMLQTREGGVVMAVYTLEVVAGDHRITGCFLFDTPAEAV; via the coding sequence ATGTCCCGTCAGCAAGGCTTGCCGGCTATGGGCCGGGGGTGGATCAAGATTGCGGCATCGCTGATGATCGGCGCGGCGCTGGTGGTGGTTGCGGCCGATCATCCGCGGGCCGATCATCCGGCCCGGACCGCGGCGCCTGAAGCCGTCGTCGCCGATGCGACAGAGCGGGCCGCGGTGATCGCGGCCATCGACCGCCAGCTTGCGGCGCTGGCCCGCGATGATGCCGCCGGCGCCTTCGCCATGGCGGCGCCCGCCATCCAGGCCCGGTTCGGCACGCCCGACCGCTTCCTGCGCATGGTGCGCCATGCCTATCCGGCCGTGATCCGGCCGGTGCAGGTGGATTACGGCCCCGCCTGGCGTCTCGCCGATGGCCGCTTCGTCCAGCGGGCAATGCTCCAGACCCGCGAGGGCGGGGTGGTGATGGCGGTCTACACGCTGGAAGTGGTCGCGGGCGATCATCGCATCACCGGCT